From Plasmodium yoelii strain 17X genome assembly, chromosome: 11, a single genomic window includes:
- a CDS encoding AP2 domain transcription factor AP2-SP3: MESINNNYHGINISEDKNKNNKFGNRKDGYINYKNNNNELCNSFNNKKYIIELNSDKNNEELFNSFSYEDEKKNTKISNSEPSLIIKDSNQDKRNIIWDKINNDDDENIGINNDIYMEKYLNYFSNLENEANNYKDQIYNTLKKRNRCIDATLESSSINSGTDIDTNHFKKKFEINKTAQNVDGKNIHVDNNLINNNSLNKEKIFINENKSVVKKNDLKKCENIFISTNKKNEFIDFKNNRSIPNFDNLNDSIKSKKFIIGNLENRQNSIQENCFDSSISRKIENNIKRDDKIEKDQNYNMSEKKRSYVLLEKKNDNENLNNMTSFYSNYDFEENNDENIKPYKNLDTIFNPKIEKQNNFEPLKNERSNIFDKNKLVKKLGNNFVKTNGQKYYNYKYKKEKMNFSLFKNQYTSKNYNFYFSDDISTNKKKTQKSNSVYASRGSRTHSSVEKNDDSEMETMQNLNIKNIFIDKYRKYDDINEKDNLKFYSCVSNGLNEYNDIYDFHYSYSSQSVNDEDNIQKKESNKYISYDNNHDNDHDNNHDNNVINKDDNIEDVNTNFLLLNKRHILKKNKNNKKKLFNNNHILNLDNNFVMEIDNAKNDSRNDDVLQNEFENNKNKSKIKNNAKVTQKIYFFRPKKNKNIFDYENGVNSNKNGASSSRNLINSSRNLINSSKNMINSSKNMINSCIEFDMFNLKKDKNFQLEIQSNNSYLTAEGENELNNIKNGEKNEKKEPNKANEKNEKNEANEASETNEINETNEINEINEIDIFNYEKRTEEMKKYKKNNLHTSVRPNEFIISEKNDEKDGKNEGKKDGKNDEKNDRKNDEKNDRKNDEKNDGKNDRKNDEKDEKNDEKDEQNEEIHTIVDYIMHNDNVDFSKIIIKERKDNSYIKINYFLKEYISKYNELEHSDFLFCFGESSEDDVIYEKKKSINLENEKNKMNDTKYARCSFCDSICICDSPMKNLGINNGASILLNKKRLKQIKNRKINYNAIDTMWQPHFHPHNKEFRVRYRYKGSMRLKTISCKFYGYKNSKKISILFLLRWLLCGKYIAEKTKRSRLSISDINEYNLPDLLISKRKKRKTDYIKNEDWITYENQKNKEVYQYLNKINSFILNHYNDHNFLNKLKNIINSYDKKYKKEKIFTTLSDCFKDQFTENKRQSLTYSVKNKINEFMSLNQDKMSNKDIPNTTPSIPYPHYGPYNQNITSPTFNPPNFSPPNFSPPNFSPPNFSPPNFTSPTFNTTNLNLPNFTSPNVNLPNVNLPNYNSPNYNLPNYNYSNIGYEVPTTPCSKIYNLDKHFERDTNNNLSNSNCPYCVCSHLDENVYNKFNIKQNCEFQKKKCICINKINKNIFLKKNSHNNENEYNIYDCANNNLDKNYNDPFAIYNYPNKTNRFFNDTQNLNTRTNKYDDMVDAHLNNFMKTDDKSCNKMAWKRYFSENLYRKNDRNSSNSNNSNSNSGNGNSGNSNIFKQFSEFDQFGKNEYPNASHKNNNLSANKICEELPEKSIPYFNKYPEILTRKKQVQNEDIYNNNMNLGSNENVNCYTSIFCDKKKNDNYDNGKNSNMLINCYMNKNNNENVLSPINLSSKNSKKISNVSTCPSVNKNILFYQNCRNKNRGKDILEVPSKLCEQNNEINYLKNDLKKNRKSINLNVIPDDELINYNCSPDFDIKNSNKKVFFSINKNKNVRSYSNNNIYNSNNCENKDDVCISELSYTSGTNKKNDETNKIIFEKRNSNNYTNKNCVNLEFYKDKHEQIREKKNIYDLKGNYFKDQINVMENENPILNCIDDSNIFITNKKNKKILFNDKNQDVKKFFNVKNRKKFTNINLEDIHEILLKSKYLNDVKNNDIFDNPNEHTTEYVDTPPILLSDQKKQTNNFESIKRNDISPNNMSKCENDQSTNSNVYPSNAWNGKSVGSKSVGSKSVGNKSVSKQMHDDRMHKEQMHDAIYDSYCEYCSYIDHGKSGKNNCKDRNYKNVCKFSEKEIEKHMKNDKTYYFSKNIKNGINNEKSKSNNNVYDKKDADDYINIDLENDENKMNYLFNESNNNNKKNDFEKNNNVVNCSEINDNHNNKHDQNKHNNKILDYIFHELNNASQNCDINVGYSSSILSETNHDESSKNSKNSKNSENSESSKNSKYNTNNASPNQYMLSKEHDISMDLIQNSNKQNTNKQNTNKQNTNKQNTNPGLFNNEYIQNNFEEITPNGDFELIKKFIKEVKKNNAALAQ; encoded by the coding sequence atggagaGCATAAATAATAACTACCATGGAATAAATATTTCggaagataaaaataaaaataataaatttggaAATAGAAAAGATggttatataaattataaaaataataataatgaattatgTAACAgttttaacaataaaaaatatataatagaacTCAATTCAGACAAAAACAATGAAGAACTGTTCAATTCTTTTTCATatgaagatgaaaaaaaaaacacaaaaatatCAAATTCAGAACCAtctttaataataaaagatagTAATCAAGATAAAAGGAACATAATTTgggataaaattaataatgatgatgatgaaaatatcggaataaataatgatatatatatggaaaaatatttaaattattttagtaatttagaaaatgaaGCAAATAATTACAAAgatcaaatatataatacactAAAAAAACGAAACAGATGTATAGATGCTACTTTAGAATCAAGCAGTATAAATTCAGGTACAGATATAGATACAAAccactttaaaaaaaaatttgaaataaataaaacagcACAAAATGTAGATggtaaaaatatacatgttGATAATAACTTAATAAATAACAATtctttaaataaagaaaagatatttattaatgaaaataaaagtgttgttaaaaaaaatgatttaaaaaaatgtgagaatattttcataagtacaaataaaaaaaatgaatttattgattttaaaaataatagatcTATTCctaattttgataatttaaatgattctataaaaagcaaaaaatttataattggGAATTTGGAAAATAGACAAAATTCAATTCAAGAAAATTGTTTTGATAGCTCAATTTCGAGGAAAATAgagaataatataaaaagagatgataaaatagaaaaagatcaaaattataatatgtctgaaaaaaaaaggtcatatgtattattagaaaaaaaaaatgataatgaaaatttaaataatatgacatctttttattcaaattatgATTTTGAAGAgaataatgatgaaaatataaaaccatataaaaatttagacaCTATATTTAACCCAAAAAttgaaaaacaaaataattttgaacctttaaaaaatgagagatcaaatatttttgataaaaataaacttgTGAAAAAATTAggaaataattttgtaaaaacaaatggacaaaaatattataattataaatataaaaaagagaaaatgaatttttcattatttaaaaatcaaTATACTAGTAAAAATtataacttttatttttctgaCGATATTTCaactaataaaaaaaaaacacaaaaatcAAATAGTGTGTATGCAAGTAGAGGAAGTAGAACCCATAGTTCagtagaaaaaaatgatgattctGAAATGGAAACAATGcaaaatttgaatataaaaaatatatttattgataaatatagaaaatatgatgatataaatgaaaaagataatttaaaattctATTCATGTGTTTCTAATGgtttaaatgaatataatgatatttatgaTTTTCATTATTCATATAGTTCTCAAAGTGTAAATGATGAagataatatacaaaaaaaagaatcaaataaatatattagcTACGATAATAACCACGATAATGACCACGATAATAACCACGATAATAATGTAATAAACAAAGATGATAACATTGAAGATGtaaatacaaattttttattattaaataaaagacacattttaaaaaaaaataaaaataataaaaaaaaattatttaataataatcataTACTAAATCTGGATAACAATTTTGTTATGGAAATAGACAATGCAAAAAATGATTCTAGAAATGATGACGTTCTTCAAAATGAGTTcgaaaataacaaaaataaatcaaagaTAAAGAATAATGCTAAAGttacacaaaaaatatatttttttaggccaaaaaaaaataaaaacatttttgaCTATGAAAATGGGGTAAATAGCAACAAAAATGGGGCAAGCAGCAGCAGAAATCTGATAAATAGCAGCAGAAATCTGATAAATAGCAgcaaaaatatgataaatagcagcaaaaatatgataaatagtTGTATAGAATTCGATAtgtttaatttaaaaaaggaCAAAAATTTTCAACTTGAAATTCAAAGCAACAATAGTTATTTAACAGCGGAAGgagaaaatgaattaaataatatcaaaaatggcgaaaaaaacgaaaaaaaagaacCAAACAAAGCAAacgaaaaaaacgaaaaaaacgAAGCAAACGAAGCAAGCGAAACAAACGAAATAAACGAAACAAACGAAATAAACGAAATAAACGAAATCGACATAtttaattatgaaaaaaggactgaagaaatgaaaaaatataaaaaaaataatttacacACAAGTGTTAGACCAAACGAATTTATTATTAGCGaaaaaaatgacgaaaaGGACGGAAAAAATGAGGGGAAAAAGGACGgaaaaaatgacgaaaaaaatgacagaaaaaatgacgaaaaaaatgacagaaaaaatgacgaaaaaaatgacgGAAAAAATGACAgaaaaaatgacgaaaaggacgaaaaaaatgacgaaaaggatgaacaaaatgaagaaatacACACAATTGTTGATTATATTATGCACAATGATAATGTTGATTTTtccaaaataattattaaagaGAGAAAAGATAAtagttatataaaaataaattattttttaaaggaatatatatcaaaatataatgaacttGAACATagtgattttttattttgttttggAGAATCAAGTGAAGATGAtgttatatatgaaaaaaaaaaatctataaatttagaaaatgaaaaaaataaaatgaatgatACCAAATATGCAAGATGTAGTTTTTGCGATTCTATTTGTATTTGTGATAGTCCAATGAAAAATTTAGGAATAAATAATGGAGcatcaatattattaaataaaaaaagattaAAACAGATCAAAAAtcgaaaaataaattataatgcAATTGATACAATGTGGCAACCACATTTTCATCCACACAATAAAGAATTTCGAGTCCGATATAGATATAAAGGTAGTATGAGGCTTAAAACAATTTCTTGTAAATTTTatggatataaaaatagtaaaaaaatatctattttatttcttttaagaTGGTTATTATGTGGTAAATATATTGCTGAAAAAACCAAAAGATCAAGACTTAGTATTAGtgatataaatgaatataatttacCTGACTTGTTAATATCAAAAcggaaaaaaagaaaaacagattatataaaaaatgaagattgGATAACATatgaaaatcaaaaaaataaagaagtatatcaatatttaaataaaattaatagtttTATTCTTAACCATTATAatgatcataattttttaaataaattaaaaaatatcataaatagttatgataaaaaatataaaaaagaaaaaatatttacaacaTTAAGTGATTGTTTTAAAGATCAATTTACAGAAAATAAAAGACAATCATTAACATATTctgttaaaaataaaataaatgaatttatGTCTTTAAATCAAGATAAAATGTCTAATAAAGATATTCCAAACACAACTCCTTCTATCCCTTATCCTCACTATGGCCCATATAACCAAAATATCACCTCGCCAACTTTTAACCCACCAAATTTCAGCCCACCAAATTTCAGCCCCCCAAATTTCAGCCCCCCAAATTTCAGCCCCCCAAATTTCACCTCGCCAACTTTCAACACGACAAACTTGAATTTGCCAAACTTCACCTCGCCAAACGTTAATTTGCCAAACGTTAATTTGCCAAACTATAATTCGCCAAACTATAATTTGCCAAACTATAATTATAGTAATATTGGATATGAAGTGCCTACTACCCCATGttctaaaatatataatttagataaacATTTTGAAAgagatacaaataataatttatctaATAGCAATTGCCCATATTGTGTCTGTTCTCATTTAGATGAAAATGTGtataacaaatttaatataaaacaaaattgcgagtttcaaaaaaaaaaatgtatttgtataaataaaattaataaaaatatatttttaaaaaaaaattcacataataatgaaaatgaatataatatttatgattgtgcgaataataatttagacaaaaattataatgatcCTTTtgcaatatataattatccGAATAAAACAAATCGTTTTTTTAATGATACACAAAATTTGAATACAAGAACAAATAAGTATGATGACATGGTAGATGCACATCTAAACAACTTTATGAAAACGGATGACAAATCTTGTAATAAAATGGCTTGGAAAAGATATTTTTCTGAAAATTTGTACAGAAAAAATGACAGAAATAGCAGCAATAGCAACAATAGCAATAGCAACAGCGGCAATGGCAACAGCGGCAATAGCAACATATTTAAACAATTTTCCGAATTTGACCAGTTCGGGAAAAATGAATATCCTAACGCTTcacataaaaataacaatttgagcgcaaataaaatatgtgaaGAGTTGCCTGAAAAGAGTATCCCctattttaacaaatatcCTGAAATATTAACACGAAAAAAACAGGTTCAAAAtgaagatatatataataataacatgaATTTGGGAAGTAATGAAAATGTAAATTGTTACACATCTATTTtttgtgataaaaaaaagaatgataattatgataatggtaaaaatagtaatatgttaataaattgttatatgaataaaaataataatgaaaatgttttatcgccaataaatttatcatctaaaaattcaaaaaaaataagtaacGTCTCAACTTGCCCAAgtgtaaacaaaaatattttattttaccaAAATtgtagaaataaaaatagaggAAAAGATATTTTAGAAGTACCATCAAAATTGTgtgaacaaaataatgaaataaattatctaaaaaatgatttaaaaaaaaatagaaaatcaATAAATCTTAATGTTATACCAGATGATGaactaataaattataattgttCTCCAGATTtcgatataaaaaattcaaataaaaaagtatttttttctataaataagaataaaaatgttagatcatattcaaataataatatttataattctaATAATTGTGAAAATAAAGATGATGTGTGTATATCTGAATTATCTTACACATCTGGaactaataaaaaaaatgatgaaacaaataaaataatttttgaaaaacgaaatagtaataattataCTAACAAAAATTGTGTAAATTTAGAATTTTATAAAGATAAACATGAACAAattagagaaaaaaaaaatatttatgatttAAAAGGAAACTATTTTAAAGATCAAATAAATGTAATGGAAAATGAAAATCCAATATTGAATTGTATAGATGATtcaaacatatttattacaaataaaaaaaataaaaaaattctatttaatgataaaaatcaagatgttaaaaaattctttaatgttaaaaatagaaaaaaatttacaaatataaatttagaagatatacatgaaatattattaaaaagtaaatatttaaatgacgttaaaaataatgatatatttgATAATCCCAATGAGCATACAACAGAATATGTAGATACACCACCTATCTTGCTTTCTgatcaaaaaaaacaaacaaataacTTTGAATCGATTAAAAGAAATGACATCTCGCCAAATAATATGTCCAAATGTGAAAACGATCAATCTACAAATAGCAATGTGTATCCAAGCAATGCCTGGAACGGCAAAAGTGTGGGTAGTAAAAGTGTGGGCAGTAAAAGTGTAGGCAATAAAAGTGTTAGTAAACAGATGCATGATGACCGCATGCATAAGGAACAGATGCACGATGCAATATATGATTCATACTGTGAATATTGTTCATATATAGATCATGGAAAGAGTGGGAAAAATAATTGCAAAGATAGAAACTACAAAAATGTTTGTAAATTTTCTGAAAAGGAAATAGAAAAACACatgaaaaatgataaaacatattatttttccaaaaatataaaaaatggtataaataatgaaaaatcaAAATCTAACAATAAtgtatatgataaaaaagatGCAGatgattatattaatatagatttagaaaatgacgaaaataaaatgaactACCTTTTTAATGAaagcaataataataataaaaaaaatgattttgaaaaaaataacaatgttGTAAATTGTTctgaaataaatgataatcaCAACAATAAACATGACCAAAATAAACACAACAATAAAATTTtagattatatttttcatgaattaaataatgcTTCACAAAATTGTGACATTAACGTAGGATATTCAAGTAGTATATTATCCGAAACCAATCACGACGAAAGTAGcaaaaatagcaaaaatagcaaaaataGCGAAAATAGCGAAAGTAGCAAAAATAGCAAATATAACACAAATAACGCAAGCCCAAACCAGTACATGCTATCTAAAGAACATGATATTTCTATGGATCTGATacaaaattcaaataaacaaaatacaaataaacaaaatacaaataaacaaaatacaaataaacaaaatacaAATCCGGGCTTAtttaataatgaatatatacaaaataattttgaagaAATTACACCAAATGGCGATTTTGAATTaatcaaaaaatttataaaagaagttaaaaaaaacaatgcaGCCCTTGCACAGTAG
- a CDS encoding chorismate synthase, putative, with protein MSTYGTLLKVTTFGESHGKGIGCVIDGFLPNITINFEEIQKQLNRRKPNQSKLTSNRNEPDKLIVLSGFDDNKTLGTPITFLIKNQDVKKNLYSNFINIPRPGHGDYTYFMKYNVKNKSGSSRFSGRETATRVAAGSCIGQWLKNYYNIHIVSYVYSVGNIKIPKIINDMFEKWPPSKELVDKFGCVKYNQDKKIFMDYFNNIYDLDGILIFSEKEKNNIIQCNDKKIIKENIEWVILQTRCPHPYTAIQICSCILKIKNKGDSIGGIATCVIQNVPIGIGEPIFDKLESELGKIILSIPAIKGIEFGSGFSGSYMLGSEHNDLFIPLEKNDAINSYFKEENKCVHPNINEIKECYQYEQIKKELEMDNTNDDKKKKNMCKNEYGEKNVCKNEYEEKHISNIYCTIPNKHKLLITKSNNCGGILAGISTGNNIIFRSAIKPVSSIQIEKETSDFEGNICTLKVKGMHDCCILPRIPPVIEASSSIVIGDMILRQISKYGDKNLPSISSYIHYDNYEHEQIG; from the coding sequence ATGAGCACATATGGGACATTATTGAAAGTTACTACATTTGGCGAAAGCCATGGAAAAGGAATTGGATGTGTAATTGATGGTTTTTTACCAAATATTACGATAAATTTTGAGGAAATTcaaaaacaattaaataGAAGAAAACCAAATCAATCTAAATTAACATCAAATAGAAATGAACCAGATAAATTAATTGTTTTGTCAGGTtttgatgataataaaacattAGGAACACCTATTACATTTCTAATAAAAAATCaagatgtaaaaaaaaatctatattctaattttataaatataccaCGCCCTGGTCATGGagattatacatattttatgaaatataatgttaaaaataaaagtggaAGTAGCCGATTTTCGGGTCGTGAAACTGCAACAAGAGTAGCAGCAGGATCATGCATTGGGCAATGgctaaaaaattattataatattcatataGTTTCTTATGTATATTCTGttggaaatataaaaatacctaaaataattaatgatATGTTTGAGAAATGGCCACCAAGTAAAGAATTGGTAGATAAATTTGGATGTGTTAAATATAAtcaagataaaaaaatatttatggattattttaataatatatatgatttagatggaatattaatattttctgaaaaagaaaaaaataatataatacaatgtaatgataaaaaaattattaaagaaaatattgaaTGGGTAATTCTTCAAACAAGATGTCCACATCCCTATACAGCTATACAAATATGTTCatgtattttaaaaataaaaaataaaggagATAGTATAGGAGGAATTGCTACTTGTGTTATTCAAAATGTTCCTATTGGAATTGGGGAACctatttttgataaattgGAATCAGAATTAggcaaaattattttatccaTACCAGCAATTAAGGGTATAGAATTTGGTAGCGGTTTTAGTGGCTCTTATATGTTAGGGTCTgaacataatgatttatttattccgttggaaaaaaatgatgcaATAAATAGCTATTTCaaggaagaaaataaatgtgtACATCCAAATATAAACGAGATAAAAGAGTGTTACCAATATGAACAGATTAAGAAAGAATTAGAAATGGATAATacaaatgatgataaaaaaaaaaaaaatatgtgcaaaaatgaatatggggaaaaaaatgtctgcaaaaatgaatatgagGAAAAACACatttcaaatatttattgTACTATACCAAATAAACACAAATTATTAATTACAAAATCAAATAACTGTGGTGGTATTTTAGCTGGAATATCAACAGGgaataatatcatttttagaTCAGCAATAAAACCAGTTTCTTCAATACAAATAGAAAAAGAAACAAGCGATTTTGAAggaaatatatgtacattaAAGGTAAAAGGAATGCATGATTGTTGTATTTTACCGAGAATACCCCCTGTAATTGAAGCATCATCTTCTATTGTGATTGGGGATATGATTTTACGACAGATTTCTAAATATGGTGATAAAAATCTGCCTTCTATTAGTTCGTATATCCACTATGATAATTATGAACATGAACAAATTGGGTAA
- a CDS encoding nuclear polyadenylated RNA-binding protein NAB2, putative, translating to MISNNTETDKKYQNIITEKLRELLGEYEVDILTEYVWHMAGNSKSSSEFMCNELKDFLGDHTTVFVDWLLKLIDEIKKNQKDDNLNDEKSRSNKSPDSRSKQSLNQSKKSKSYLKDYDSNKRNNSRSRRGSKSIRSSSDKYSNNDSDLFSKKYKKRQREISIRSNSSKIHSRKFHYDRNQPRRRLNDNEKYDKKIKLREKDRTNDKSYSRSLSPNRKIYVEKKGGIKKGNKEYSYSDGLRSNTEMEERKNSVSDEYNNLDKKNKAILKPNPRFGDDKTFPFLQPASSNLNPQEMPNYVMNRNYPYDKGMNFEGKYYQGNYMVSQPNILDGNVNNPNNSYMANNVNNNYFNPPNPNHYNNNMQQKNMIPQPGFAHTNKFQNNMNSNNYSYPKNNIMNVNAKNNNTLNFGNPNNNNMYLNNQKNQEQFHIQKFNKQIHFNKSFVNSDKSPIKPQNTHTTQPIISNVWINQNANNMTNNSDKNNITNSQINDQLPNTQNTNLQDETKLNHINDGTTNVAIAGGNQMVNQDGVVDPANTVVKIPKKCLYLPNCQFGDKCRYIHPVENCRNWPYCAFGSECIYIHPNVPCKFGAYCANYYCNYSHDHVDTSNMPEIGTNGYFLNKKLINNTTQNTNSESFDNKVAQISISMPKTPPEMKKDKNKSEYNENEYIQGMLEAEKQELNNLGNNNSTNNDYTNNNFTNNDYTNNNTVELQSGECTEGDGNKNNNLINLSQTNVPFTINKNNLGNLSENNVSNYNCFNGVTNSDKFNQDNLPTDQGNSEHINNSEN from the exons atgatttcAAATAACACAGAAACcgataaaaaatatcaaaacaTTATTACtgaaaaattaagagaattGTTAGGAGAATATGAAGTTGATATATTGACTGAATATGTTTGGCATATGGCCGGAAATTCAAAAAGCAGTAGTGAATTTATGTGTAACGAATTGAAGGACTTTTTAGGGGATCAt ACTACAGTTTTCGTTGATTGGTTATTAAAACTTATTGatgaaataaagaaaaatcaAAAGGAcgataatttaaatgatgaGAAATCACGATCAAATAAAAGTCCAg ACTCAAGATCGAAGCAGTCACTTAATCAATCCAAAAAATCAAAA AGTTATTTAAAGGATTACGATTCAAATAAAAGAAACAATTCACGTTCCAGAAGAGGGTCGAAAAGTATCCGAAGTAGTAGTGATAAATATTCTAATAATGATTCtgatttattttcaaaaaaatataaaaaaagacaaagAGAAATAAGTATCAGATCAAACTCATCAAAAATTCATTCACGAAAATTTCATTATGATCGAAATCAACCTAGGAGACGATtaaatgataatgaaaaatatgataaaaaaataaaattaagagaaaaggaCCGAACAAACGATAAAAGTTATAGTCGTTCATTATCACCTAATAGAAAAATTtatgttgaaaaaaaaggtggaattaaaaaaggaaacaaAGAATATTCATATAGTGATGGATTACGTTCTAATActg AAATGGAAGAGAGAAAAAACTCGGTTTCAGATGAATACAACAATttggataaaaaaaataaagccaTTTTAAA GCCAAATCCACGATTTGGGGATGATAAAACATTCCCATTTTTACAACCCGCTTCTTCAA ATTTAAATCCTCAAGAAATGCCAAATTATGTCATGAACAGAAATTATCCATATGACAAGGGCATGAATTTCGAAGGAAAATATTACCAAGGTAATTATATGGTATCTCAACCAAATATTTTAGATGGAAATGTGAATAATCCCAATAATAGCTATATGGCTAATAATgtgaataataattattttaatccCCCCAATCCAAatcattataataataatatgcaacaaaaaaatatgattccTCAACCTGGTTTTGCACACACTAATAaatttcaaaataatatgaacagtaataattattcatatccgaaaaataatattatgaacgttaatgcaaaaaataacaaCACCTTAAATTTTggaaatccaaataataataatatgtatttaaACAATCAAAAAAATCAAGAACAATTTCATAttcaaaaatttaataaacaaattcattttaataaaagTTTTGTTAATTCTGATAAGTCACCAATAAAACCACAAAATACACACACAACACAACCAATAATATCTAATGTATGGATAAATCAAAATGCCAATAATATGACAAATAACAGtgataaaaacaatattacaAATTCTCAAATAAATGACCAATTACCCAATACCCAAAATACAAATTTACAAGATGaaacaaaattaaatcaCATAAATGATGGTACCACAAATGTAGCGATAg cTGGTGGAAATCAAATGGTTAACCAAGATGGTGTCGTTGATCCCGCAAATACAGTGGTGAAG ATTCCCAAAAAATGCCTTTACCTTCCAAATTGCCAATTTGGAGATAAATGTCGATACATCCATCCAGTGGAAAAT tgTCGAAATTGGCCTTATTGTGCCTTTGGATCAGaatgtatttatattcatcCAAATGTCCCATGCAAATTTg GAGCATACTGTGCCAATTATTATTGCAATTATTCCCATGATCATGTGGATACATCA AATATGCCCGAAATCGGAACAAATggctattttttaaataaaaaattaataaataatactaCCCAAAATACAAATAGTGAAAGCTTTGATAACAAGGTTGCTCAAATCTCGATTAGTATGCCAAAAACACCACcagaaatgaaaaaagataaaaataaatccgaatataatgaaaatgaatatattcaAGGTATGTTGGAAGCAGAAAAGCAAGAACTAAATAATTTAGGAAATAACAACTCTACAAATAACGATTATACAAATAACAACTTTACAAATAACGATTATACCAATAACAATACTGTAGAATTGCAATCAGGAGAATGTACAGAAGGagatggaaataaaaataataacttaataaatttatcacAAACAAATGTACCTTTTActattaacaaaaataatttaggAAATTTAAGCGAAAATAATGTTTCTAattataattgttttaatGGAGTTACCAATTCAGATAAATTTAATCAAGATAATTTACCAACCGATCAAGGAAATTCAGAACATATAAACAATTCagaaaattaa